The Candidatus Sphingomonas colombiensis genome contains the following window.
TTGTCGGTCAGCGAGGTGATTGCGCTCATGCCGCGTCCCCCCATTCGGGCCGATAATCGTGGTTTTCCTTCACCATCGCAGCCAGCGAGGTCGGCTCGCCGACCGGCTCGACGGTGTGGCGCCCCGGCTCCTGCGTGCCCGCCTTGGGCTGCTCGCCGCGCTCCAGCGCCTCGAGGATCGCGATCGTGCGATCGTAATCGAGATCCTCGAAATTATCGTCGTTGATCTGCACCATCGGGGCCGAAGCGCAATTGCCGAGGCATTCCACCTCGGTCAGCGTGAACACGCCGTCAGGCGTGGTCTTGCCCTTGATGAGCCCCTTGTTGCGGCATGCCGCGAGCACATCGTCCGATCCGCGCAACATGCACGGCGTCGTGCCGCACACCTGCACGTGATAGCGGCCGACCGGCGCGAGGTTGAACATCGTGTAGAAGCTCGCGACCTCAAGCACGCGCATATAAGGCACGCCGATTTCGCGCGCGACGAACTCGATCACCGGGATCGGCAGCCACCCTTGCGTGTTCGTTTCCGCGCCGACCTGACGCTGCGCGAGATCGAGCAGCGGGATCGAGCCGGATTGCTCTCGCCCCTTCGGATAGCGCGCGAGAACCTCGTCGCGCTTCTTCTGGTTTTCCTCGGTCCAGGCGAACGCACCCCAGCGCGCGCGGACCTCTGCCTCATCGGGGATTTCCGGTGCGTCGGCCATCAGCGCACGAACTCCACACGCGACACCTTGTCGCCTTCAAACGTATAGATCGTCATCACCTCAAACGGCTCCGCCTCAGCCGAGCGGCTGACACTTTCGTGCAGCGCGACATATTCGCCCAGCGCATAAGCGGAGAGGATGTCGGCGCGATTCTGCGGGAATTGCGAGAACATCGCCTTCAGCCCGGACCGCACGCCCTCGCGACCATCGCGCACCACATCGCCGCGATAACCCGCCTCGCAGGCGTCGTCGGTCATCAGCGCGACATAACCGTCCGCATCCTGCGCATTGTAGCGCGCGATCAGTTCGCGCGCGATCGCTACCCGATCGACGCTCACCGATCACACTCCCCGAACACGATGTCCATCGCGCCCAGAATGGCGGTTGTGTCCGCGAGCATATGGCCCTTGCTCATCATGTCCATCGCCTGAAGATGGCTGAACGCGGTCGGCCGGATCTTGCAGCGATAGGGCTTATTCGAACCGTCGGCGACCAGATACACGCCGAATTCACCCTTCGGGCTCTCGGTCGCGACGTAAACCTCGCCGGCGGGCACGTGATAGCCCTCCGAATAGAGTTTGAAGTGGTGGATGAGCGCTTCCATCGAGCTTTTCATCTCGCCACGCTTCGGCGGCACCACCTTGCGATCGAGCGACGCGGTCGGGCCGTCGGGCATCTCGTTCAGGCACTGACGCATGATGCGGGCCGACTGACGCACTTCCTCGACGCGGACCATGAAGCGATCATAGCAATCGCCGCGCGTGCCGACCGGCACCTCGAAATCCATCTTGGCATAGGCATCGTAAGGCTGCGACTTGCGCAGATCCCACGGAATGCCCGAACCACGGATCATGGGGCCGGAGAAGCCCCATTTGATCGCATCCTCACGGCTCACCACCGCGATATCGACGTTGCGCTGCTTGAAGATGCGATTGTCAGCGACGAGGCTGATCGCATCCTCGAACAGGCGCGGCAGACGCGTGTCGAGCCAGTCGCCAATGTCGGTCAACAGCTTCAGCGGCACATCCTGATGGACGCCACCGGGCCGGAAATAGTTGGAGTGCATCCGCGCACCGGACGCACGCTCGAAAAAGTTGAGGCAATCCTCGCGAATCTCGAACAGCCACAGGTTCGGCGTCATCGCGCCAACGTCCATGACGTGGCTGCCGAGGTTGAGCATATGGTTCGAGATACGGGTCAGCTCGGCGAAGAACGTGCGCAGATATTGCGCGCGCGCCGGCACCTCCAGATCGAGCAGCTTCTCAATCGCCAGCACGAAGCTGTGCTCCATGCCGAGCGGCGAGCAATAATCCAGCCGGTCGAAATAGGGCAGCGCCTGTGCGTAGGTCTTGTATTCGATCAGCTTTTCGGTGCCGCGATGGAGCAGCCCGACGTGCGGATCGACACGCTCCACGATCTCACCGTCCAGCTCCATCACGAGACGGAGCACGCCGTGCGCCGCCGGATGCTGCGGGCCGAAATTGATCGTGTAATTCTGGATCGCGACATCGCCCTCGGACGGATGCGCGGCATCCGTTTCGTGGAGCATCTTCTCGATCGCGGGATCGGTCAGGGTATCGGTCACTTGCCCTCTCCCTTCGCCTTCTCGTCGCCGGGCAGCACGTATTGCGCGCCTTCCCACGGGCTCATGAAGTCGAAGCTGCGGAAATCCTGCGCCAGCTGCACCGGCTCATAGACCACGCGCTTCGCTTCTTCGGAATAACGCAGCTCGACGAAGCCCGAGAGCGGGAAATCCTTGCGCTGCGGATGGCCGCGAAAACCGTAATCGGTGAGAATGCGGCGCAGATCGCGGTTGCCCGCGAACAGCACGCCGTACATGTCGTACACCTCGCGCTCCAGCCAGCCGGCGACCGGCCAGATATCGGTGACGGACGGGACGGGCGTGTCCTCGGTCGCCGAAACATGCACATGAATGCGATGGTTGCGGGTCAGCGAGAGCATGCAATAGACCACCTCGAACCGCTCCGCGCGATCCGGGAAGTCGACCCCGGCGATCT
Protein-coding sequences here:
- a CDS encoding NADH-quinone oxidoreductase subunit D gives rise to the protein MLHETDAAHPSEGDVAIQNYTINFGPQHPAAHGVLRLVMELDGEIVERVDPHVGLLHRGTEKLIEYKTYAQALPYFDRLDYCSPLGMEHSFVLAIEKLLDLEVPARAQYLRTFFAELTRISNHMLNLGSHVMDVGAMTPNLWLFEIREDCLNFFERASGARMHSNYFRPGGVHQDVPLKLLTDIGDWLDTRLPRLFEDAISLVADNRIFKQRNVDIAVVSREDAIKWGFSGPMIRGSGIPWDLRKSQPYDAYAKMDFEVPVGTRGDCYDRFMVRVEEVRQSARIMRQCLNEMPDGPTASLDRKVVPPKRGEMKSSMEALIHHFKLYSEGYHVPAGEVYVATESPKGEFGVYLVADGSNKPYRCKIRPTAFSHLQAMDMMSKGHMLADTTAILGAMDIVFGECDR
- a CDS encoding NAD(P)H-dependent oxidoreductase subunit E — its product is MADAPEIPDEAEVRARWGAFAWTEENQKKRDEVLARYPKGREQSGSIPLLDLAQRQVGAETNTQGWLPIPVIEFVAREIGVPYMRVLEVASFYTMFNLAPVGRYHVQVCGTTPCMLRGSDDVLAACRNKGLIKGKTTPDGVFTLTEVECLGNCASAPMVQINDDNFEDLDYDRTIAILEALERGEQPKAGTQEPGRHTVEPVGEPTSLAAMVKENHDYRPEWGDAA
- a CDS encoding nuclear transport factor 2 family protein yields the protein MSVDRVAIARELIARYNAQDADGYVALMTDDACEAGYRGDVVRDGREGVRSGLKAMFSQFPQNRADILSAYALGEYVALHESVSRSAEAEPFEVMTIYTFEGDKVSRVEFVR